The Rhododendron vialii isolate Sample 1 chromosome 5a, ASM3025357v1 genome contains a region encoding:
- the LOC131325384 gene encoding glyoxylase I 4 isoform X2: MAALLSPSLSLHPQNKVHPVGVSTIFANTPSTRNFLPVVRTGRSHGYHRLIKAKTSAEVDVLAKDSISVESADYANDYGLVSMHHVGILCENLERSLEFYQNVLGLKINEARPDDKLPYRGAWLWVGSEMIHLMELPNPDPLTGRPAHGGRDRHTCIEIRDVSKLKAILDKAGIPYTLSRSGRPAIFFRDPDTNALEFAQFDA, from the exons GTTCATCCTGTTGGTGTCAGCACAATCTTTGCAAATACACCGTCGACCAGAAACTTCTTGCCTGTTGTAAGAACTGGTAGAAGTCATGGGTATCATCGTCTGATAAAAGCTAAGACGTCTGCTGAAGTAGATGTACTTGCTAAAGATTCTATTAGTGTTGAATCTGCTGATTATGCGAATG ATTATGGACTCGTGAGCATGCACCACGTTGGAATACTCTGCGAAAACCTCGAAAGGTCACTTGAGTTTTACCAGAATGTGCTGG GTTTGAAGATAAATGAAGCAAGGCCAGATGACAAGCTCCCCTACAGGGGTGCTTGGCTGTGGGTGGGCTCTGAAATGATTCATCTCATGGAGCTTCCAAACCCTGACCCCTTGACCGGAAGGCCTGCACACGGGGGGCGAGATCGTCATACTTGTATTGAGATTCGAGACGTGTCTAAGCTGAAAGCTATCCTTGATAAAGCTG GCATTCCATACACACTAAGCCGCTCGGGGAGGCCAGCCATTTTCTTCCGAGACCCAGACACCAATGCGTTAGAATTTGCTCAATTCGATGCCTGA
- the LOC131325384 gene encoding glyoxylase I 4 isoform X1: MAALLSPSLSLHPQNKVHPVGVSTIFANTPSTRNFLPVVRTGRSHGYHRLIKAKTSAEVDVLAKDSISVESADYANADIDADYGLVSMHHVGILCENLERSLEFYQNVLGLKINEARPDDKLPYRGAWLWVGSEMIHLMELPNPDPLTGRPAHGGRDRHTCIEIRDVSKLKAILDKAGIPYTLSRSGRPAIFFRDPDTNALEFAQFDA; the protein is encoded by the exons GTTCATCCTGTTGGTGTCAGCACAATCTTTGCAAATACACCGTCGACCAGAAACTTCTTGCCTGTTGTAAGAACTGGTAGAAGTCATGGGTATCATCGTCTGATAAAAGCTAAGACGTCTGCTGAAGTAGATGTACTTGCTAAAGATTCTATTAGTGTTGAATCTGCTGATTATGCGAATG CTGATATTGATGCAGATTATGGACTCGTGAGCATGCACCACGTTGGAATACTCTGCGAAAACCTCGAAAGGTCACTTGAGTTTTACCAGAATGTGCTGG GTTTGAAGATAAATGAAGCAAGGCCAGATGACAAGCTCCCCTACAGGGGTGCTTGGCTGTGGGTGGGCTCTGAAATGATTCATCTCATGGAGCTTCCAAACCCTGACCCCTTGACCGGAAGGCCTGCACACGGGGGGCGAGATCGTCATACTTGTATTGAGATTCGAGACGTGTCTAAGCTGAAAGCTATCCTTGATAAAGCTG GCATTCCATACACACTAAGCCGCTCGGGGAGGCCAGCCATTTTCTTCCGAGACCCAGACACCAATGCGTTAGAATTTGCTCAATTCGATGCCTGA
- the LOC131325388 gene encoding U-box domain-containing protein 34 isoform X4: protein MSSVDSDRTLPPPLTVAVAVKGGGGGRGGKASRRAVRWAAEKLFPVADRFVLIHVMPKITSIPTPSGDTIPIEQLDAHVAEMYMEDTKLAFQKVFIPFKKLCKRKKVETLLLEGDNPASALLKYVTDSGVRSLVLGSCSSSFIRRILWKRKDSTVPSVVLKNAAEGSIYIVSRRRVITTSATPLSTGENISRSWWCSRIKRGSHIYKLNGGHYSSSVDGGVTDTASYVSDLSHLGSIANTEQRYPNHSGSLPERNDQHLGNSILDIEAATECSSVASANTKQSDVQAEVEKLRLELMDTVGMYNRACEDLVNARNKVQFLSYECLEETRQVNAAKQREEAYKKMAAEENRKYLETMKEIEMARNKLAKEAYERQIAELKALKESMEKKKIVDALFSNDRRYKRYTRDEIEIATESFSETKMIGEGSYGKVYRCNLDKIPVAIKVLRSDAAEKKEEFLTEIEVFSQLRHPHIVLLLGACPETGCLVYEYMENGSLEDILSHQSSRDPLPWFVRFRIAFEVACGLAFLHNSKPNPVIHRDLKPGNIFLDRNYVSKIGDVGLAKLVSDVAPDSITEYGDSGIAGTLYYLDPEYQRTGTVRPKSDLYAFGIIVLQLLSARHPNGLLLKFENALSNDLLLDILDKSIPDWPLAEAEELTQMALKCSRLRCRDRPDLETEVLPLLKKLADMADAALRVQRNSIHAPNHYFCPILQEVMEDPYIAADGFTYEHRAIKLWVERHSLSPVTKLKLQHKVLIQNHTLRSAIQDWRSRITSSPGQIS, encoded by the exons ATGAGCAGCGTGGACAGCGATCGTACCTTGCCGCCGCCGCTAACCGTGGCGGTGGCCGTCAAAGGCGGAGGCGGCGGCCGCGGGGGAAAGGCAAGCCGTCGAGCTGTCCGGTGGGCGGCGGAGAAACTCTTTCCTGTCGCCGACCGTTTCGTCCTGATTCACGTCATGCCTAAAATCACTTCAATTCCTACTCCAT CCGGAGACACTATCCCCATTGAGCAACTGGATGCCCATGTGGCGGAAATGTATATGGAGGACACAAAACTTGCTTTTCAGAAAGTATTTATACCATTTAAGAAActatgcaaaagaaaaaag GTTGAAACTTTGTTGCTGGAAGGTGACAATCCTGCATCGGCACTTCTTAAATATGTTACTGACTCTGGTGTAAGAAGTTTAGTGTTGGGCTCTTGCTCTTCCTCTTTTATCAGAAG GATTCTCTGGAAGCGAAAAGACTCTACTGTTCCATCGGTAGTCCTAAAAAATGCTGCTGAAGGTAGTATTTACATTGTGTCAAGACGTAGGGTCATCACAACTTCTGCCACCCCCTTGTCGACTGGTG AGAATATCTCTAGAAGCTGGTGGTGTAGCCGGATAAAGCGTGGTTCTCACATCTATAAATTAAATGGTGGCCATTATTCCTCCTCAGTGGATGGTGGAGTTACTGACACAGCGTCATATGTGTCAGATCTTAGTCACTTGGGTTCTATAGCAAATACAGAACAGAGGTATCCCAACCATTCTGGTTCACTCCCAGAAAGAAATGATCAACACTTGGGAAATAGTATCCTAGATATTGAGGCAGCAACTGAATGTTCTTCCGTGGCTTCTGCCAACACAAAGCAG TCGGATGTGCAGGCTGAGGTGGAAAAACTGCGTCTAGAATTAATGGACACTGTTGGCATGTACAATAGAGCGTGTGAGGACCTTGTAAATGCCAGAAACAAG GTTCAGTTTCTTTCTTATGAATGCCTGGAAGAAACTAGACAAGTAAATGCTGCCAAGCAAAGAGAAGAAGCTTATAAGAAAATGGCTGCAGAAGAGAATAGAAAGTATTTGGAAACCATGAAGGAGATTGAGATGGCGAGAAATAAGCTTGCTAAAGAAGCTTATGAACGACAAATAGCAGAATTAAAAGCTCTCAAAGAAtcaatggagaaaaagaaaattgttgaTGCACTCTTCTCAAACGATAGAAGGTACAAAAGGTACAcaagggatgaaattgagatagCTACCGAATCCTTTTCTGAGACTAAGATGATTGGTGAAGGATCATATGGGAAAGTTTACAGATGTAACCTTGATAAAATCCCCGTAGCCATCAAAGTTCTGCGTTCTGATGCAGCGGAGAAGAAAGAGGAATTTCTGACAGAG ATTGAAGTTTTTAGCCAGTTACGCCACCCACACATTGTTTTACTGCTTGGAGCTTGTCCAGAGACTGGTTGCTTAGTGTACGAATATATGGAGAACGGAAGCCTAGAAGATATTCTTTCCCACCAAAGCAGCAGGGATCCTCTTCCTTGGTTTGTTCGATTCCGGATAGCTTTTGAAGTAGCTTGTGGACTTGCATTCTTACACAACTCAAAACCGAACCCTGTAATTCATCGAGATCTAAAACCAGGGAATATATTTTTAGACAGAAATTATGTTAGCAAAATTGGTGACGTGGGATTGGCTAAACTCGTTTCAGATGTTGCGCCTGACAGTATTACAGAATATGGGGACTCTGGTATAGCTGGTACTCTTTACTATCTGGATCCAGAGTATCAAAGAACGGGAACCGTCCGACCTAAATCTGATCTCTATGCTTTTGGAATCATTGTCCTCCAATTGCTGTCTGCACGACATCCAAATGGGCTTttgttgaaatttgaaaatgctCTTTCCAATGATTTGCTCCTTGATATACTGGACAAGTCTATACCGGATTGGCCACTTGCTGAAGCAGAGGAATTGACTCAGATGGCCCTGAAATGCTCCAGACTAAGATGCAGAGATAGGCCAGATCTTGAAACTGAAGTGTTGCCGCTTTTGAAGAAACTTGCTGATATGGCAGATGCTGCTCTTAGGGTACAGAGGAATAGTATTCATGCACCTAACCATTACTTCTGCCCAATCCTTCAG GAAGTAATGGAGGATCCATACATTGCCGCTGATGGATTTACATACGAGCACAGAGCAATCAAATTATGGGTTGAGAGGCATAGTTTATCACCAGTAACAAAGCTTAAGCTGCAGCATAAAGTGCTCATTCAAAACCATACATTACGTTCCGCCATACAAGATTGGAGGTCACGCATAACATCCTCACCCGGGCAA ATTAGCTGA
- the LOC131325388 gene encoding U-box domain-containing protein 34 isoform X2 codes for MSSVDSDRTLPPPLTVAVAVKGGGGGRGGKASRRAVRWAAEKLFPVADRFVLIHVMPKITSIPTPSGDTIPIEQLDAHVAEMYMEDTKLAFQKVFIPFKKLCKRKKVETLLLEGDNPASALLKYVTDSGVRSLVLGSCSSSFIRRILWKRKDSTVPSVVLKNAAEGSIYIVSRRRVITTSATPLSTGENISRSWWCSRIKRGSHIYKLNGGHYSSSVDGGVTDTASYVSDLSHLGSIANTEQRYPNHSGSLPERNDQHLGNSILDIEAATECSSVASANTKQSDVQAEVEKLRLELMDTVGMYNRACEDLVNARNKFLSYECLEETRQVNAAKQREEAYKKMAAEENRKYLETMKEIEMARNKLAKEAYERQIAELKALKESMEKKKIVDALFSNDRRYKRYTRDEIEIATESFSETKMIGEGSYGKVYRCNLDKIPVAIKVLRSDAAEKKEEFLTEIEVFSQLRHPHIVLLLGACPETGCLVYEYMENGSLEDILSHQSSRDPLPWFVRFRIAFEVACGLAFLHNSKPNPVIHRDLKPGNIFLDRNYVSKIGDVGLAKLVSDVAPDSITEYGDSGIAGTLYYLDPEYQRTGTVRPKSDLYAFGIIVLQLLSARHPNGLLLKFENALSNDLLLDILDKSIPDWPLAEAEELTQMALKCSRLRCRDRPDLETEVLPLLKKLADMADAALRVQRNSIHAPNHYFCPILQEVMEDPYIAADGFTYEHRAIKLWVERHSLSPVTKLKLQHKVLIQNHTLRSAIQDWRSRITSSPGQEMSKGQSAKFTNGRLLE; via the exons ATGAGCAGCGTGGACAGCGATCGTACCTTGCCGCCGCCGCTAACCGTGGCGGTGGCCGTCAAAGGCGGAGGCGGCGGCCGCGGGGGAAAGGCAAGCCGTCGAGCTGTCCGGTGGGCGGCGGAGAAACTCTTTCCTGTCGCCGACCGTTTCGTCCTGATTCACGTCATGCCTAAAATCACTTCAATTCCTACTCCAT CCGGAGACACTATCCCCATTGAGCAACTGGATGCCCATGTGGCGGAAATGTATATGGAGGACACAAAACTTGCTTTTCAGAAAGTATTTATACCATTTAAGAAActatgcaaaagaaaaaag GTTGAAACTTTGTTGCTGGAAGGTGACAATCCTGCATCGGCACTTCTTAAATATGTTACTGACTCTGGTGTAAGAAGTTTAGTGTTGGGCTCTTGCTCTTCCTCTTTTATCAGAAG GATTCTCTGGAAGCGAAAAGACTCTACTGTTCCATCGGTAGTCCTAAAAAATGCTGCTGAAGGTAGTATTTACATTGTGTCAAGACGTAGGGTCATCACAACTTCTGCCACCCCCTTGTCGACTGGTG AGAATATCTCTAGAAGCTGGTGGTGTAGCCGGATAAAGCGTGGTTCTCACATCTATAAATTAAATGGTGGCCATTATTCCTCCTCAGTGGATGGTGGAGTTACTGACACAGCGTCATATGTGTCAGATCTTAGTCACTTGGGTTCTATAGCAAATACAGAACAGAGGTATCCCAACCATTCTGGTTCACTCCCAGAAAGAAATGATCAACACTTGGGAAATAGTATCCTAGATATTGAGGCAGCAACTGAATGTTCTTCCGTGGCTTCTGCCAACACAAAGCAG TCGGATGTGCAGGCTGAGGTGGAAAAACTGCGTCTAGAATTAATGGACACTGTTGGCATGTACAATAGAGCGTGTGAGGACCTTGTAAATGCCAGAAACAAG TTTCTTTCTTATGAATGCCTGGAAGAAACTAGACAAGTAAATGCTGCCAAGCAAAGAGAAGAAGCTTATAAGAAAATGGCTGCAGAAGAGAATAGAAAGTATTTGGAAACCATGAAGGAGATTGAGATGGCGAGAAATAAGCTTGCTAAAGAAGCTTATGAACGACAAATAGCAGAATTAAAAGCTCTCAAAGAAtcaatggagaaaaagaaaattgttgaTGCACTCTTCTCAAACGATAGAAGGTACAAAAGGTACAcaagggatgaaattgagatagCTACCGAATCCTTTTCTGAGACTAAGATGATTGGTGAAGGATCATATGGGAAAGTTTACAGATGTAACCTTGATAAAATCCCCGTAGCCATCAAAGTTCTGCGTTCTGATGCAGCGGAGAAGAAAGAGGAATTTCTGACAGAG ATTGAAGTTTTTAGCCAGTTACGCCACCCACACATTGTTTTACTGCTTGGAGCTTGTCCAGAGACTGGTTGCTTAGTGTACGAATATATGGAGAACGGAAGCCTAGAAGATATTCTTTCCCACCAAAGCAGCAGGGATCCTCTTCCTTGGTTTGTTCGATTCCGGATAGCTTTTGAAGTAGCTTGTGGACTTGCATTCTTACACAACTCAAAACCGAACCCTGTAATTCATCGAGATCTAAAACCAGGGAATATATTTTTAGACAGAAATTATGTTAGCAAAATTGGTGACGTGGGATTGGCTAAACTCGTTTCAGATGTTGCGCCTGACAGTATTACAGAATATGGGGACTCTGGTATAGCTGGTACTCTTTACTATCTGGATCCAGAGTATCAAAGAACGGGAACCGTCCGACCTAAATCTGATCTCTATGCTTTTGGAATCATTGTCCTCCAATTGCTGTCTGCACGACATCCAAATGGGCTTttgttgaaatttgaaaatgctCTTTCCAATGATTTGCTCCTTGATATACTGGACAAGTCTATACCGGATTGGCCACTTGCTGAAGCAGAGGAATTGACTCAGATGGCCCTGAAATGCTCCAGACTAAGATGCAGAGATAGGCCAGATCTTGAAACTGAAGTGTTGCCGCTTTTGAAGAAACTTGCTGATATGGCAGATGCTGCTCTTAGGGTACAGAGGAATAGTATTCATGCACCTAACCATTACTTCTGCCCAATCCTTCAG GAAGTAATGGAGGATCCATACATTGCCGCTGATGGATTTACATACGAGCACAGAGCAATCAAATTATGGGTTGAGAGGCATAGTTTATCACCAGTAACAAAGCTTAAGCTGCAGCATAAAGTGCTCATTCAAAACCATACATTACGTTCCGCCATACAAGATTGGAGGTCACGCATAACATCCTCACCCGGGCAA GAAATGTCTAAAGGCCAGAGTGCCAAGTTTACCAATGGCAGATTATTGGAGTGA
- the LOC131325388 gene encoding U-box domain-containing protein 34 isoform X1 codes for MSSVDSDRTLPPPLTVAVAVKGGGGGRGGKASRRAVRWAAEKLFPVADRFVLIHVMPKITSIPTPSGDTIPIEQLDAHVAEMYMEDTKLAFQKVFIPFKKLCKRKKVETLLLEGDNPASALLKYVTDSGVRSLVLGSCSSSFIRRILWKRKDSTVPSVVLKNAAEGSIYIVSRRRVITTSATPLSTGENISRSWWCSRIKRGSHIYKLNGGHYSSSVDGGVTDTASYVSDLSHLGSIANTEQRYPNHSGSLPERNDQHLGNSILDIEAATECSSVASANTKQSDVQAEVEKLRLELMDTVGMYNRACEDLVNARNKVQFLSYECLEETRQVNAAKQREEAYKKMAAEENRKYLETMKEIEMARNKLAKEAYERQIAELKALKESMEKKKIVDALFSNDRRYKRYTRDEIEIATESFSETKMIGEGSYGKVYRCNLDKIPVAIKVLRSDAAEKKEEFLTEIEVFSQLRHPHIVLLLGACPETGCLVYEYMENGSLEDILSHQSSRDPLPWFVRFRIAFEVACGLAFLHNSKPNPVIHRDLKPGNIFLDRNYVSKIGDVGLAKLVSDVAPDSITEYGDSGIAGTLYYLDPEYQRTGTVRPKSDLYAFGIIVLQLLSARHPNGLLLKFENALSNDLLLDILDKSIPDWPLAEAEELTQMALKCSRLRCRDRPDLETEVLPLLKKLADMADAALRVQRNSIHAPNHYFCPILQEVMEDPYIAADGFTYEHRAIKLWVERHSLSPVTKLKLQHKVLIQNHTLRSAIQDWRSRITSSPGQEMSKGQSAKFTNGRLLE; via the exons ATGAGCAGCGTGGACAGCGATCGTACCTTGCCGCCGCCGCTAACCGTGGCGGTGGCCGTCAAAGGCGGAGGCGGCGGCCGCGGGGGAAAGGCAAGCCGTCGAGCTGTCCGGTGGGCGGCGGAGAAACTCTTTCCTGTCGCCGACCGTTTCGTCCTGATTCACGTCATGCCTAAAATCACTTCAATTCCTACTCCAT CCGGAGACACTATCCCCATTGAGCAACTGGATGCCCATGTGGCGGAAATGTATATGGAGGACACAAAACTTGCTTTTCAGAAAGTATTTATACCATTTAAGAAActatgcaaaagaaaaaag GTTGAAACTTTGTTGCTGGAAGGTGACAATCCTGCATCGGCACTTCTTAAATATGTTACTGACTCTGGTGTAAGAAGTTTAGTGTTGGGCTCTTGCTCTTCCTCTTTTATCAGAAG GATTCTCTGGAAGCGAAAAGACTCTACTGTTCCATCGGTAGTCCTAAAAAATGCTGCTGAAGGTAGTATTTACATTGTGTCAAGACGTAGGGTCATCACAACTTCTGCCACCCCCTTGTCGACTGGTG AGAATATCTCTAGAAGCTGGTGGTGTAGCCGGATAAAGCGTGGTTCTCACATCTATAAATTAAATGGTGGCCATTATTCCTCCTCAGTGGATGGTGGAGTTACTGACACAGCGTCATATGTGTCAGATCTTAGTCACTTGGGTTCTATAGCAAATACAGAACAGAGGTATCCCAACCATTCTGGTTCACTCCCAGAAAGAAATGATCAACACTTGGGAAATAGTATCCTAGATATTGAGGCAGCAACTGAATGTTCTTCCGTGGCTTCTGCCAACACAAAGCAG TCGGATGTGCAGGCTGAGGTGGAAAAACTGCGTCTAGAATTAATGGACACTGTTGGCATGTACAATAGAGCGTGTGAGGACCTTGTAAATGCCAGAAACAAG GTTCAGTTTCTTTCTTATGAATGCCTGGAAGAAACTAGACAAGTAAATGCTGCCAAGCAAAGAGAAGAAGCTTATAAGAAAATGGCTGCAGAAGAGAATAGAAAGTATTTGGAAACCATGAAGGAGATTGAGATGGCGAGAAATAAGCTTGCTAAAGAAGCTTATGAACGACAAATAGCAGAATTAAAAGCTCTCAAAGAAtcaatggagaaaaagaaaattgttgaTGCACTCTTCTCAAACGATAGAAGGTACAAAAGGTACAcaagggatgaaattgagatagCTACCGAATCCTTTTCTGAGACTAAGATGATTGGTGAAGGATCATATGGGAAAGTTTACAGATGTAACCTTGATAAAATCCCCGTAGCCATCAAAGTTCTGCGTTCTGATGCAGCGGAGAAGAAAGAGGAATTTCTGACAGAG ATTGAAGTTTTTAGCCAGTTACGCCACCCACACATTGTTTTACTGCTTGGAGCTTGTCCAGAGACTGGTTGCTTAGTGTACGAATATATGGAGAACGGAAGCCTAGAAGATATTCTTTCCCACCAAAGCAGCAGGGATCCTCTTCCTTGGTTTGTTCGATTCCGGATAGCTTTTGAAGTAGCTTGTGGACTTGCATTCTTACACAACTCAAAACCGAACCCTGTAATTCATCGAGATCTAAAACCAGGGAATATATTTTTAGACAGAAATTATGTTAGCAAAATTGGTGACGTGGGATTGGCTAAACTCGTTTCAGATGTTGCGCCTGACAGTATTACAGAATATGGGGACTCTGGTATAGCTGGTACTCTTTACTATCTGGATCCAGAGTATCAAAGAACGGGAACCGTCCGACCTAAATCTGATCTCTATGCTTTTGGAATCATTGTCCTCCAATTGCTGTCTGCACGACATCCAAATGGGCTTttgttgaaatttgaaaatgctCTTTCCAATGATTTGCTCCTTGATATACTGGACAAGTCTATACCGGATTGGCCACTTGCTGAAGCAGAGGAATTGACTCAGATGGCCCTGAAATGCTCCAGACTAAGATGCAGAGATAGGCCAGATCTTGAAACTGAAGTGTTGCCGCTTTTGAAGAAACTTGCTGATATGGCAGATGCTGCTCTTAGGGTACAGAGGAATAGTATTCATGCACCTAACCATTACTTCTGCCCAATCCTTCAG GAAGTAATGGAGGATCCATACATTGCCGCTGATGGATTTACATACGAGCACAGAGCAATCAAATTATGGGTTGAGAGGCATAGTTTATCACCAGTAACAAAGCTTAAGCTGCAGCATAAAGTGCTCATTCAAAACCATACATTACGTTCCGCCATACAAGATTGGAGGTCACGCATAACATCCTCACCCGGGCAA GAAATGTCTAAAGGCCAGAGTGCCAAGTTTACCAATGGCAGATTATTGGAGTGA
- the LOC131325388 gene encoding U-box domain-containing protein 34 isoform X3: MSSVDSDRTLPPPLTVAVAVKGGGGGRGGKASRRAVRWAAEKLFPVADRFVLIHVMPKITSIPTPSGDTIPIEQLDAHVAEMYMEDTKLAFQKVFIPFKKLCKRKKVETLLLEGDNPASALLKYVTDSGVRSLVLGSCSSSFIRRILWKRKDSTVPSVVLKNAAEGSIYIVSRRRVITTSATPLSTGENISRSWWCSRIKRGSHIYKLNGGHYSSSVDGGVTDTASYVSDLSHLGSIANTEQRYPNHSGSLPERNDQHLGNSILDIEAATECSSVASANTKQSDVQAEVEKLRLELMDTVGMYNRACEDLVNARNKVQFLSYECLEETRQVNAAKQREEAYKKMAAEENRKYLETMKEIEMARNKLAKEAYERQIAELKALKESMEKKKIVDALFSNDRRYKRYTRDEIEIATESFSETKMIGEGSYGKVYRCNLDKIPVAIKVLRSDAAEKKEEFLTEIEVFSQLRHPHIVLLLGACPETGCLVYEYMENGSLEDILSHQSSRDPLPWFVRFRIAFEVACGLAFLHNSKPNPVIHRDLKPGNIFLDRNYVSKIGDVGLAKLVSDVAPDSITEYGDSGIAGTLYYLDPEYQRTGTVRPKSDLYAFGIIVLQLLSARHPNGLLLKFENALSNDLLLDILDKSIPDWPLAEAEELTQMALKCSRLRCRDRPDLETEVLPLLKKLADMADAALRVQRNSIHAPNHYFCPILQEVMEDPYIAADGFTYEHRAIKLWVERHSLSPVTKLKLQHKVLIQNHTLRSAIQDWRSRITSSPGQPGNV, from the exons ATGAGCAGCGTGGACAGCGATCGTACCTTGCCGCCGCCGCTAACCGTGGCGGTGGCCGTCAAAGGCGGAGGCGGCGGCCGCGGGGGAAAGGCAAGCCGTCGAGCTGTCCGGTGGGCGGCGGAGAAACTCTTTCCTGTCGCCGACCGTTTCGTCCTGATTCACGTCATGCCTAAAATCACTTCAATTCCTACTCCAT CCGGAGACACTATCCCCATTGAGCAACTGGATGCCCATGTGGCGGAAATGTATATGGAGGACACAAAACTTGCTTTTCAGAAAGTATTTATACCATTTAAGAAActatgcaaaagaaaaaag GTTGAAACTTTGTTGCTGGAAGGTGACAATCCTGCATCGGCACTTCTTAAATATGTTACTGACTCTGGTGTAAGAAGTTTAGTGTTGGGCTCTTGCTCTTCCTCTTTTATCAGAAG GATTCTCTGGAAGCGAAAAGACTCTACTGTTCCATCGGTAGTCCTAAAAAATGCTGCTGAAGGTAGTATTTACATTGTGTCAAGACGTAGGGTCATCACAACTTCTGCCACCCCCTTGTCGACTGGTG AGAATATCTCTAGAAGCTGGTGGTGTAGCCGGATAAAGCGTGGTTCTCACATCTATAAATTAAATGGTGGCCATTATTCCTCCTCAGTGGATGGTGGAGTTACTGACACAGCGTCATATGTGTCAGATCTTAGTCACTTGGGTTCTATAGCAAATACAGAACAGAGGTATCCCAACCATTCTGGTTCACTCCCAGAAAGAAATGATCAACACTTGGGAAATAGTATCCTAGATATTGAGGCAGCAACTGAATGTTCTTCCGTGGCTTCTGCCAACACAAAGCAG TCGGATGTGCAGGCTGAGGTGGAAAAACTGCGTCTAGAATTAATGGACACTGTTGGCATGTACAATAGAGCGTGTGAGGACCTTGTAAATGCCAGAAACAAG GTTCAGTTTCTTTCTTATGAATGCCTGGAAGAAACTAGACAAGTAAATGCTGCCAAGCAAAGAGAAGAAGCTTATAAGAAAATGGCTGCAGAAGAGAATAGAAAGTATTTGGAAACCATGAAGGAGATTGAGATGGCGAGAAATAAGCTTGCTAAAGAAGCTTATGAACGACAAATAGCAGAATTAAAAGCTCTCAAAGAAtcaatggagaaaaagaaaattgttgaTGCACTCTTCTCAAACGATAGAAGGTACAAAAGGTACAcaagggatgaaattgagatagCTACCGAATCCTTTTCTGAGACTAAGATGATTGGTGAAGGATCATATGGGAAAGTTTACAGATGTAACCTTGATAAAATCCCCGTAGCCATCAAAGTTCTGCGTTCTGATGCAGCGGAGAAGAAAGAGGAATTTCTGACAGAG ATTGAAGTTTTTAGCCAGTTACGCCACCCACACATTGTTTTACTGCTTGGAGCTTGTCCAGAGACTGGTTGCTTAGTGTACGAATATATGGAGAACGGAAGCCTAGAAGATATTCTTTCCCACCAAAGCAGCAGGGATCCTCTTCCTTGGTTTGTTCGATTCCGGATAGCTTTTGAAGTAGCTTGTGGACTTGCATTCTTACACAACTCAAAACCGAACCCTGTAATTCATCGAGATCTAAAACCAGGGAATATATTTTTAGACAGAAATTATGTTAGCAAAATTGGTGACGTGGGATTGGCTAAACTCGTTTCAGATGTTGCGCCTGACAGTATTACAGAATATGGGGACTCTGGTATAGCTGGTACTCTTTACTATCTGGATCCAGAGTATCAAAGAACGGGAACCGTCCGACCTAAATCTGATCTCTATGCTTTTGGAATCATTGTCCTCCAATTGCTGTCTGCACGACATCCAAATGGGCTTttgttgaaatttgaaaatgctCTTTCCAATGATTTGCTCCTTGATATACTGGACAAGTCTATACCGGATTGGCCACTTGCTGAAGCAGAGGAATTGACTCAGATGGCCCTGAAATGCTCCAGACTAAGATGCAGAGATAGGCCAGATCTTGAAACTGAAGTGTTGCCGCTTTTGAAGAAACTTGCTGATATGGCAGATGCTGCTCTTAGGGTACAGAGGAATAGTATTCATGCACCTAACCATTACTTCTGCCCAATCCTTCAG GAAGTAATGGAGGATCCATACATTGCCGCTGATGGATTTACATACGAGCACAGAGCAATCAAATTATGGGTTGAGAGGCATAGTTTATCACCAGTAACAAAGCTTAAGCTGCAGCATAAAGTGCTCATTCAAAACCATACATTACGTTCCGCCATACAAGATTGGAGGTCACGCATAACATCCTCACCCGGGCAA CCAGGAAATGTCTAA